The proteins below are encoded in one region of Sphingobacterium sp. R2:
- a CDS encoding DUF4832 domain-containing protein — protein MSLLFCTSALSGFSQKSESNSNNSAYILLKPKYDGQSVLRNPLNGWVMYAPRNADDTYWDIEYFVPALGKKVKVIDYASACYVRTSWSSLNPSDGVYAWNDPKSKIGKLLKGAQKRGLPIALRIVVDGRDQGQNTPKFVFDQGAKYYLENENHPDRQTPYPQDAVFRKYYSKFISALAQEFNDSEKTSFIDAYGLGKWGEAHYVVYEDPKTATPESTEKIKEETLDWVTNLYAKAFTKVPLVINYHRLVGHPESWGAVNPNSERLLKKAIDKGYSLRQDAFGMTGYYQGWEKNFAKKWNFKRPIIMEGGWIIAPGKHRYWTDPSGKYREGHDEDVRKGEFDLSAEAHVNMMDFRAGGETESWFKSFDLVQRFTVEGGYRVYPDQIKLPQDIRSGAAALISHRWQNMGWGYLPNNIPQWNYKYKVAFALLDASGHVKKIFIDHQSEPSVWLKGAGVNYNLKAKIDLPAGIYSWAVAIVDTTKDSKPAIQLALNEELTPQGWTKLSVIRVK, from the coding sequence TTGTCACTCTTATTTTGTACATCCGCTTTGTCTGGCTTCTCTCAAAAAAGTGAAAGCAATTCAAACAATTCAGCGTATATCCTATTAAAGCCAAAGTACGATGGTCAATCAGTCTTGCGCAATCCTTTAAATGGATGGGTAATGTATGCGCCGCGCAATGCAGATGATACGTATTGGGATATCGAATATTTTGTGCCAGCCTTGGGTAAGAAAGTAAAAGTCATTGATTATGCCTCGGCATGTTATGTACGCACAAGTTGGTCATCGCTGAATCCCAGTGACGGTGTTTATGCCTGGAATGATCCAAAGTCCAAAATTGGGAAGCTTCTGAAAGGCGCTCAAAAGAGAGGGTTGCCCATCGCACTCCGCATTGTTGTTGATGGTCGCGACCAAGGTCAAAATACACCGAAATTTGTTTTTGATCAAGGCGCTAAATATTATCTGGAAAATGAAAACCATCCAGATAGGCAAACTCCCTATCCGCAGGATGCGGTATTTAGAAAGTATTATAGCAAATTTATAAGCGCCTTAGCTCAAGAATTTAATGATTCTGAAAAAACGTCATTTATTGATGCGTATGGCTTGGGAAAATGGGGCGAGGCACATTATGTAGTTTATGAAGATCCTAAAACAGCAACTCCCGAAAGTACTGAAAAAATAAAGGAGGAGACCTTGGATTGGGTAACCAACTTGTATGCTAAAGCCTTCACCAAAGTTCCTTTAGTTATTAACTACCATCGTTTGGTAGGGCATCCCGAAAGTTGGGGAGCTGTAAATCCAAACAGCGAACGCTTATTGAAGAAAGCCATTGATAAAGGCTATAGTCTGCGCCAAGATGCTTTTGGTATGACAGGTTATTATCAGGGATGGGAAAAGAATTTTGCCAAGAAATGGAATTTCAAACGCCCCATCATTATGGAGGGCGGCTGGATTATTGCTCCGGGGAAGCATCGTTATTGGACAGATCCCAGTGGAAAATATAGAGAAGGGCACGACGAGGATGTAAGGAAGGGAGAGTTTGATTTGTCGGCTGAAGCGCATGTGAATATGATGGATTTTAGAGCGGGCGGGGAAACGGAGTCTTGGTTTAAGTCCTTTGATCTGGTTCAACGATTTACTGTAGAGGGAGGATATCGTGTCTATCCGGACCAGATCAAATTGCCGCAAGATATCCGTTCTGGTGCTGCAGCCTTAATTTCCCATCGTTGGCAAAATATGGGCTGGGGTTACCTACCAAATAATATTCCACAGTGGAACTATAAATATAAAGTAGCTTTTGCGTTGTTAGATGCGAGCGGGCATGTGAAGAAGATTTTTATTGATCATCAAAGCGAACCGTCTGTATGGTTGAAAGGTGCTGGTGTGAATTACAACCTAAAAGCAAAAATAGATCTACCTGCCGGAATTTATAGCTGGGCTGTCGCCATTGTAGATACGACAAAAGATAGTAAACCAGCAATTCAACTCGCACTCAATGAAGAGTTAACTCCGCAGGGCTGGACCAAACTGTCGGTTATACGGGTAAAATAG
- a CDS encoding glycoside hydrolase family 2 protein, which yields MVKLINLSLVLSLFFNLLAFHLVAQQNMTNVYGRRVQLLNGKWDAIVDLYDQGRKNKIYLNKKPENKTDFYEYAFENGIRLNVPSDWNSQMPELKYYEGTIWYGRKFDAVKVSGERLFLYFAAVSYRCRIYLNGKEIGQHEGGFTPFQVEITDAVKENNNFLVVEVNNTRRIDAIPAMAFDWWNYGGITRDVFLVSTPKVFIDDYFIQLDKNRGDKINAQVKLSEKLANSSVTIEMPELQLRQTLETNAFGEVETSFTSTKIKRWSPAAPKLYHVKISTQTDKIEEEIGFRNIGVKGEDILLNGQPIFLKSISFHEEIPQREGRAFSQSDALMLLSEAKALGCNMIRLAHYPQNEYIVRMAEKMGFMLWEEIPIWQGIDFENESTKKKAVKMMREMIARDKNRCALTFWGVANETQPSQPRNAFIRHLIATCRDMDTTRLITAAFDLVRFNKEKEIFVMDDPFIKELDVVAVNKYLGWYHHWPISPDKAVWDVAKGQPLIISEFGGEALYGKAGEKDVASSWSEDYQATLYKDNLQMFKHIPNLRGISPWLLFDFRSPFRFHPTNQGGWNRKGLVSDQGYRKKAWYLIKEYYENNL from the coding sequence ATGGTAAAGCTGATCAATCTATCTTTGGTATTGTCTCTATTTTTTAATCTGTTAGCATTTCATCTTGTTGCTCAGCAAAATATGACTAATGTGTATGGTAGGCGTGTACAATTATTAAATGGTAAGTGGGATGCCATTGTCGATTTATATGACCAGGGTAGGAAAAACAAAATCTATCTCAATAAGAAACCGGAAAACAAGACTGATTTCTACGAATATGCTTTCGAAAATGGTATTCGTTTAAACGTGCCTTCGGATTGGAACAGCCAGATGCCTGAACTTAAATACTATGAAGGTACCATTTGGTATGGCCGTAAGTTCGATGCAGTGAAAGTAAGCGGAGAAAGGCTGTTTTTATATTTTGCTGCTGTAAGTTACCGTTGTCGTATTTATCTCAATGGCAAAGAGATCGGACAACATGAAGGAGGCTTTACTCCGTTTCAGGTTGAAATAACAGATGCTGTTAAAGAAAATAATAATTTTTTGGTCGTTGAGGTCAATAATACCCGTCGAATAGATGCCATTCCAGCAATGGCGTTTGATTGGTGGAACTACGGCGGCATTACCCGTGATGTTTTTCTGGTCAGCACACCGAAAGTTTTTATTGACGATTATTTTATCCAATTGGACAAGAACAGAGGCGATAAAATCAATGCTCAGGTAAAACTTTCAGAAAAGTTGGCCAATTCTTCCGTAACCATCGAAATGCCAGAATTACAACTAAGACAAACCCTTGAGACGAATGCTTTCGGAGAAGTAGAAACGTCTTTTACATCAACAAAAATCAAACGTTGGTCGCCAGCTGCACCAAAATTATATCATGTCAAGATATCTACCCAAACTGACAAAATAGAGGAGGAGATCGGCTTTCGTAATATTGGGGTGAAGGGGGAAGATATTTTGCTGAATGGCCAACCTATTTTTCTGAAGTCGATTTCATTTCATGAGGAAATACCTCAGCGTGAAGGCCGTGCTTTTTCGCAGTCAGACGCGTTGATGTTGCTTTCGGAAGCTAAGGCTTTGGGCTGTAACATGATTCGCTTGGCACATTATCCACAAAATGAATATATCGTGCGAATGGCAGAAAAAATGGGTTTCATGTTGTGGGAAGAAATTCCCATTTGGCAGGGGATCGATTTTGAAAATGAATCGACCAAGAAAAAAGCGGTTAAAATGATGCGTGAAATGATCGCGCGTGATAAAAACCGTTGCGCACTTACCTTTTGGGGGGTAGCTAACGAAACCCAGCCTTCGCAGCCAAGAAATGCTTTCATCAGGCACTTGATTGCAACATGCCGAGACATGGACACAACACGACTTATTACGGCTGCTTTTGACCTGGTTCGTTTTAATAAAGAAAAAGAAATTTTTGTCATGGACGATCCTTTCATTAAAGAGCTGGATGTGGTAGCGGTTAATAAATATTTAGGCTGGTACCACCATTGGCCGATTTCCCCTGATAAAGCTGTATGGGATGTGGCAAAAGGGCAGCCTTTGATTATCTCTGAATTCGGCGGGGAGGCCCTTTATGGAAAAGCGGGCGAAAAGGATGTTGCAAGTTCATGGAGTGAAGATTACCAAGCAACTTTATACAAAGACAACTTGCAAATGTTTAAGCATATCCCGAACCTACGCGGAATCTCACCTTGGTTGTTATTTGATTTCCGTTCGCCTTTCCGTTTTCATCCGACTAACCAAGGGGGATGGAATCGAAAAGGGTTAGTTTCGGATCAAGGTTATCGAAAGAAAGCATGGTATCTTATAAAGGAATATTATGAGAATAATTTATAG
- a CDS encoding RagB/SusD family nutrient uptake outer membrane protein — protein MKNKNMKKTATYIACLLFSAFGVSACKDYIDVVPDNVATIDNAFSLRNEAEKFLFTCYRWLPNNSDAQSNIGFLAGDEVWLPVAQREIYPANNWRIARGGQNVNQPLVDSWRGGLWIAIRDCNIFLENVSDLSKVPDLSVDDRSRWIGEVLFLKAYYHYLLLRQYGPIPVVENNISLDANQSAVRVEQRPVDEVVNYIVTLLDSAAQKAVPLIIPNKAAELGRVTKPIIQAVKAEVLLTAASPLFNGNTDYQSMRNSKGEQLFNPSYDASKWTRAAEAAKAAIESADAAGIRFFPFNKAEYGQFKMSDATAKVLGINLAFNERWSAEHIWANPNYQAWNIQRDAMPLLTPEAVVGTARQHLSAPLKIAEMFYTKNGVPINEDKTLDFNDKSTLRVATAADRYYIKEGYTTARLNFDREPRFYADLGFDGGIWFKFDTKSLSDEDTYYVQAKLNQPAGANNHGWINETGYFLKKLVNWEQAFSSNGVSYKSYPWPDMRLSDIYLMYAEALNEANGPSADVYAYLDRIRERAGIPGVLSSWSQFSSNPDKPTTKEGLREIIQRERMIELAFEGKRYWDLRRWKLAVKYFNQNITGWSVNQEVSADYYQIRTLFQQTFVAPRDYFWPIAQGELTVNPSLTQSLGW, from the coding sequence ATGAAAAATAAAAATATGAAAAAGACAGCCACCTATATCGCATGCCTCTTGTTTAGTGCTTTTGGTGTTTCTGCCTGCAAAGATTATATCGACGTCGTTCCGGATAATGTGGCGACAATTGACAACGCCTTTTCCCTGCGAAATGAAGCTGAGAAATTTCTCTTCACTTGTTATAGATGGTTACCAAATAATTCGGATGCTCAAAGCAACATAGGATTTCTCGCTGGCGACGAAGTCTGGCTACCTGTCGCCCAACGTGAAATCTATCCGGCTAACAACTGGCGAATCGCCCGCGGCGGACAAAATGTGAATCAACCGCTAGTAGACTCTTGGAGAGGTGGCTTATGGATCGCTATCCGAGATTGTAATATCTTTTTGGAAAATGTTTCTGATCTATCTAAAGTACCTGATCTCTCCGTTGATGATCGTTCGCGATGGATTGGAGAGGTATTGTTTCTAAAAGCGTATTACCATTATTTATTATTGCGCCAATATGGCCCAATTCCTGTGGTTGAAAATAATATATCACTTGATGCAAACCAGTCAGCTGTACGCGTAGAACAACGTCCTGTGGATGAGGTTGTCAATTATATCGTTACTTTGTTAGATTCCGCAGCGCAAAAAGCTGTTCCCTTAATTATTCCGAACAAAGCAGCAGAATTAGGCCGTGTGACAAAACCCATCATCCAGGCTGTAAAAGCTGAAGTATTGCTCACTGCGGCGAGCCCTTTATTCAATGGAAATACAGATTATCAGTCCATGCGCAATAGCAAAGGTGAACAGCTTTTCAATCCTTCCTACGATGCCTCAAAATGGACCAGGGCTGCTGAAGCCGCTAAAGCTGCAATTGAATCTGCCGATGCGGCGGGAATCCGTTTCTTCCCTTTCAATAAGGCTGAATATGGGCAGTTTAAGATGAGCGATGCAACAGCAAAGGTGCTAGGTATTAATTTAGCGTTCAATGAGCGCTGGTCTGCTGAACACATTTGGGCAAACCCGAATTATCAGGCATGGAATATACAGCGAGATGCGATGCCCCTGTTAACTCCAGAGGCAGTGGTCGGTACAGCAAGGCAGCACCTAAGCGCGCCGTTGAAAATTGCAGAAATGTTTTATACAAAAAATGGTGTACCCATCAACGAAGATAAAACATTAGACTTTAACGATAAGTCGACCTTACGTGTGGCCACCGCTGCAGATCGCTACTATATCAAAGAAGGATATACCACGGCACGTTTAAACTTCGACCGCGAACCACGCTTTTATGCTGACCTGGGTTTTGACGGGGGTATCTGGTTTAAGTTTGATACTAAAAGCCTCTCAGATGAAGATACCTATTATGTGCAGGCAAAGTTAAATCAGCCTGCCGGCGCAAATAATCATGGATGGATCAATGAAACTGGATATTTTCTTAAAAAATTAGTCAACTGGGAGCAAGCTTTCAGTAGCAATGGTGTCAGTTATAAATCCTACCCTTGGCCAGATATGCGCCTAAGCGATATTTATCTGATGTATGCTGAGGCGTTGAATGAAGCCAACGGTCCTTCAGCTGATGTTTACGCGTATTTAGACCGCATTCGTGAACGTGCAGGAATCCCGGGTGTATTATCTTCTTGGAGTCAATTTTCTTCAAACCCTGACAAGCCTACAACCAAAGAGGGGCTCCGCGAAATTATCCAACGGGAGCGCATGATCGAATTGGCCTTTGAAGGAAAACGTTATTGGGACTTAAGACGCTGGAAATTGGCCGTCAAATATTTCAATCAAAACATTACCGGATGGAGTGTAAACCAAGAGGTCAGCGCAGATTACTACCAGATAAGAACCTTATTTCAGCAGACATTTGTAGCGCCTAGAGATTATTTCTGGCCAATTGCTCAAGGCGAATTAACCGTAAATCCTTCATTGACACAAAGTCTTGGTTGGTAG
- a CDS encoding TonB-dependent receptor produces the protein MKRWKKIKSRLGIFMFLMTATCCAALAQQVRVQGKVSSENDGTALSGVTVSVLGGTLRVSTDGNGRYVLNASKTATLVFSSVGYARQEISLIGKKIDANNTITLDAQIKLNENVIDDVVVTGFGQREKRASVVGSVTTINPKELKGPTSNLTTMLAGRVAGMIAFQRSGEPGSDNANFFIRGLGSFGTGKQDPLILIDNIESSPTDMARLQPDDIASFSVLRDANAAAMYGARGANGVVLITTKLGKEGATKFEFRTESNISTNTRNFKFADNIRYMEMANEAYLTRPADAASGQGLPYWQNKIDHTRAGDNPLLYPNNNWIDQLIKDYTLNQRNNLNISGGGAKAKYYLSGTYNIDNGILKMNGINNFNNNIKLKNYSVRSNVDINFTPTTTGIVRVYAQFDDYNGPIGSTDENGSRINGGAATFRRAIWSNPVMFPAIYPSSYMPYMNHPLFGNALNRNGGLFVNPYAEMVRGYQEFNTSTIMPQIQINQNLNALIPGLSLTAMTYLKRYAYFEVNRKYNPFYYTASADAYGDLSLRVMNDGSLGSIGTVGTEYLDYSESAKEVNSMFYAHAIASYNHAFGKHNVGATVIGLVQNSLSGNAGNLQLSLPSRNIGLSGRFSYNFDDRYIAEFNFGYNGSERFAKNRRLGFFPSFGLSYNISNEAFFEPVKDVISKLKIRATHGFAGNDQIGRSQDRFFYLSDVNMNDFPIGFGELSGYNRPTIAIRRYANQDITWERSRQTNLGLELGLFKDFELNVDVYKQIRSNILTGRSYIPSTMGLRAPIVANTNKAESKGVDLTLNYNKNFGDSWYIQGRGTMTYAVSKKLIVDEPAYKEASRYTVGTSASQEFGYIAERLFVDDQEVLNSPVQFGKPGLDYLGGDIKYRDVNGDGQITDLDRVAIGYPTTPEMIYGFGGTVGGKGLDFSFYFQGSARSSFFINSENISPFYLNGGSQNGLLQVIADSYWSEENRNLYAFWPRLSENIIANNNQRSTWWMRSGAFLRLKTVEVGYTFKESLMKRIRAKNLRVYANGMNLFALSSFKMWDVEMGGKGIGYPIQSVYNIGLQLGF, from the coding sequence ATGAAAAGATGGAAGAAGATTAAATCTCGTCTGGGAATTTTTATGTTTCTAATGACGGCAACTTGTTGTGCAGCCCTTGCTCAACAAGTTCGGGTACAAGGAAAGGTCTCCTCAGAAAATGACGGCACAGCCTTATCAGGCGTCACAGTAAGTGTTTTGGGGGGCACTCTTCGCGTATCCACGGACGGAAATGGTCGATATGTACTAAATGCCAGCAAAACGGCAACATTAGTATTTAGTAGTGTCGGCTATGCCCGCCAAGAAATTTCCTTGATCGGAAAAAAAATAGATGCCAATAACACCATCACCTTAGATGCTCAAATCAAACTAAATGAAAATGTTATTGATGATGTTGTTGTTACGGGTTTTGGACAACGTGAAAAAAGAGCTTCTGTTGTCGGCTCCGTAACCACCATTAACCCAAAGGAATTAAAAGGACCAACAAGCAACCTGACAACGATGCTTGCGGGAAGGGTTGCTGGTATGATTGCCTTTCAACGCAGCGGTGAGCCTGGATCTGATAATGCGAATTTCTTTATTCGGGGACTTGGAAGTTTTGGTACCGGAAAACAAGACCCATTGATTCTCATCGATAACATCGAATCTTCACCGACCGATATGGCCCGCTTACAGCCCGATGATATTGCGAGCTTTTCTGTGCTTCGCGATGCCAATGCGGCCGCCATGTATGGTGCCCGGGGTGCAAACGGCGTCGTTCTGATCACCACAAAACTGGGTAAAGAAGGGGCTACAAAATTTGAATTCCGCACCGAAAGTAATATTTCTACGAATACGCGCAATTTTAAATTTGCGGATAACATCCGCTATATGGAAATGGCCAACGAGGCTTATCTAACTCGTCCGGCTGATGCCGCCAGCGGACAGGGACTTCCCTATTGGCAGAACAAAATTGATCATACACGAGCCGGAGACAATCCGCTACTGTATCCAAATAACAATTGGATTGACCAACTCATAAAAGACTACACCTTAAACCAACGCAACAACTTAAATATCAGCGGCGGTGGAGCAAAAGCCAAATACTATCTGTCGGGCACCTATAATATCGATAACGGTATTTTAAAGATGAACGGAATCAACAATTTCAATAACAATATCAAGTTAAAAAATTACTCCGTCCGTTCAAATGTTGATATCAACTTTACCCCTACAACGACGGGTATAGTACGTGTATATGCCCAGTTTGACGATTACAATGGACCAATCGGCAGCACAGACGAAAATGGAAGCCGCATCAATGGTGGAGCTGCGACCTTCAGACGCGCCATCTGGTCGAATCCGGTCATGTTCCCGGCGATCTATCCGTCTTCGTATATGCCTTACATGAATCATCCTTTGTTTGGTAATGCACTCAATAGAAATGGTGGTTTATTTGTGAATCCGTATGCTGAAATGGTCCGTGGTTATCAAGAATTTAATACGTCTACGATCATGCCACAGATTCAAATTAATCAAAATCTGAATGCATTGATTCCAGGTTTGAGCCTTACAGCCATGACTTACCTAAAACGCTATGCCTATTTTGAAGTAAATCGCAAATATAACCCTTTCTATTACACCGCATCAGCTGATGCCTATGGCGATTTAAGCCTGCGCGTCATGAACGATGGGTCACTGGGATCGATCGGTACGGTCGGTACCGAATACCTCGATTATTCGGAATCTGCAAAAGAAGTCAACTCGATGTTTTACGCACATGCAATTGCGAGCTATAATCATGCTTTTGGGAAGCATAATGTAGGGGCCACAGTCATCGGATTAGTTCAGAATTCATTGAGTGGGAATGCCGGGAATTTGCAATTGTCTCTACCTTCACGCAATATCGGTCTTTCTGGTCGCTTTTCTTACAATTTCGATGATCGTTATATTGCCGAATTCAACTTTGGTTACAATGGTTCAGAACGCTTTGCCAAAAATCGTCGCTTAGGTTTTTTTCCTTCCTTTGGGCTTAGTTACAATATATCTAACGAAGCATTTTTTGAACCTGTCAAAGACGTCATCTCAAAACTAAAAATTCGAGCGACGCATGGTTTTGCCGGTAACGACCAGATAGGCCGTTCGCAAGATCGCTTTTTCTATTTATCTGATGTAAATATGAACGATTTTCCGATCGGATTTGGTGAGCTTTCGGGCTATAACAGACCGACCATTGCCATTCGTCGTTATGCCAATCAGGATATCACTTGGGAACGATCGCGGCAGACAAACTTAGGACTTGAACTAGGCCTCTTTAAAGATTTCGAATTAAATGTAGATGTGTACAAACAAATACGTAGCAACATTCTCACCGGTCGATCTTATATACCAAGTACCATGGGACTTCGTGCTCCTATTGTTGCCAATACCAATAAAGCAGAAAGTAAAGGGGTAGATCTTACGCTAAATTATAACAAGAATTTCGGCGACAGCTGGTATATTCAGGGCCGGGGAACGATGACCTACGCCGTGAGCAAAAAATTGATCGTGGATGAACCTGCTTACAAAGAGGCTAGCCGCTATACGGTAGGAACTTCAGCGTCCCAAGAGTTTGGTTACATCGCTGAAAGACTATTTGTGGATGACCAAGAAGTACTGAATTCTCCTGTACAGTTCGGAAAACCAGGGTTGGATTATCTTGGCGGCGATATCAAATACCGTGACGTCAATGGCGATGGACAGATTACAGATCTAGATCGTGTCGCGATTGGTTACCCAACAACACCTGAAATGATCTATGGATTTGGTGGTACTGTGGGTGGGAAAGGCTTAGACTTTAGCTTTTACTTTCAAGGTTCTGCACGCTCCTCTTTTTTCATAAATTCTGAGAATATCTCTCCTTTCTATTTAAATGGTGGTTCACAAAATGGGCTTTTACAGGTCATTGCTGATAGCTATTGGAGTGAGGAAAATCGTAATCTTTATGCCTTTTGGCCTCGCCTAAGTGAAAACATTATTGCAAATAATAATCAGAGAAGTACCTGGTGGATGCGCAGTGGAGCTTTCTTGAGATTGAAAACGGTTGAAGTCGGCTATACTTTCAAAGAAAGTTTGATGAAACGTATCAGAGCAAAAAACCTACGGGTTTATGCCAATGGAATGAATTTATTTGCCTTAAGCTCCTTTAAGATGTGGGATGTCGAAATGGGAGGAAAAGGAATAGGCTATCCGATTCAGTCCGTTTACAACATTGGTTTACAACTGGGCTTTTAA